A single region of the Ziziphus jujuba cultivar Dongzao chromosome 10, ASM3175591v1 genome encodes:
- the LOC112490501 gene encoding uncharacterized protein LOC112490501 has translation MAEGKRRRISWKGLKRKIAERKRRMVSEGRKAWKHLGGRKTAKKEDMKAIAEGKKPMQETEFRPCGNPFESSSTYEHGESSAAAAMQCGAGGGGGDVDAPQPRVADYPAAATNIKKKTTLKKRVLQPFKIAEGFLKEKVLGKGKKESRHGKSHSSASASGSGSQSQGQQSQSASSASASQRAHVPPPGGRRLNPSSASASGSGSQRQGQQSQSASAAQRAHVPPSGGHRLSTSSPKEGKSTN, from the coding sequence ATGGCTGAAGGAAAGCGTAGGAGGATTTCTTGGAAGGGGTTGAAACGGAAGATAGCTGAAAGAAAGCGTAGGATGGTTTCTGAAGGACGGAAGGCATGGAAACATCTTGGAGGAAGGAAAACCGCCAAGAAAGAAGACATGAAAGCGATAGCCGAGGGAAAGAAACCAATGCAAGAAACGGAATTCCGCCCATGTGGCAACCCGTTCGAGTCGTCGTCGACGTATGAACATGGTGAAAGCTCCGCTGCGGCTGCAATGCAATGCGGtgctggtggtggtggtggtgatgttGATGCACCACAACCACGTGTAGCCGACTACCCTGCCGCCGCCACTAACATCAAGAAGAAGACGACCCTCAAGAAGCGGGTGCTGCAACCATTCAAAATAGCTGAGGGCTTTCTCAAGGAGAAGGTACTTGGCAAAGGCAAAAAAGAGAGTAGACATGGAAAATCACATTcttctgcttctgcttctgGTAGTGGTTCACAGAGCCAGGGACAACAATCACAGTCTGcttcttctgcttctgcttCACAAAGAGCTCATGTTCCTCCCCCTGGTGGCCGTCGATTGAACCCATcttctgcttctgcttctgGCAGTGGTTCACAGAGACAGGGACAACAATCACAGTCTGCTTCTGCTGCACAAAGAGCTCATGTTCCTCCCTCTGGTGGCCATCGATTGAGCACATCCTCACCTAAGGAGGGGAAATCAACGAATTAA